In Populus alba chromosome 1, ASM523922v2, whole genome shotgun sequence, a single window of DNA contains:
- the LOC118033956 gene encoding transcription factor MYC2: MEEILSSSSSSSLMSFAQETSSTLQQRLQFFLHSRPEWWVYSIFWQASKDASGRLVLSLGDGHFRGNKKYASKESNKQNHSKFGFNLERKSLFNEDMDMDRLVEGDVAEWYYTVSVTRAFAVGDGILGRAFSSGAFIWLTGDHELQIYDCERVKEARMHGIQTFVCVSTPSGVLELGSPDLISEDWGLVQLAKSIFGADINAGSVPKQATQESQPQIPNRTVSNFLDFGMFSSPQKERTTSLQNQKESDTRKETPGQGRSSSDSGRSDSDAGFTENNIGFKKRGRKPVGKELPLNHVEAERQRRERLNHRFYALRSVVPNVSKMDKASLLADAATYIKELKSKVNELEGKLRAVSKK; the protein is encoded by the coding sequence atGGAAGAGATACTGTCCtcctcttcttcatcttcactcATGTCATTTGCCCAAGAAACCTCTTCAACACTTCAACAACGCCTCCAATTCTTCCTTCATAGCCGGCCAGAATGGTGGGTTTACTCCATCTTCTGGCAGGCATCAAAAGATGCCAGCGGCCGCCTTGTTTTATCATTGGGCGATGGCCATTTCCGTGGGAATAAAAAGTATGCAAGCAAGGAAAGCAACAAGCAAAACCATTCCAAATTCGGCTTCAATCTTGAAAGAAAGTCTCTTTTCAATGAGGATATGGACATGGACAGATTGGTTGAAGGTGATGTTGCTGAATGGTACTACACAGTATCGGTAACGCGAGCATTTGCCGTTGGAGATGGAATTCTTGGGAGGGCATTTAGCTCTGGCGCTTTCATTTGGTTGACAGGTGATCATGAACTGCAAATTTATGACTGCGAGAGAGTCAAAGAAGCTCGGATGCATGGAATTCAGACTTTCGTCTGTGTTTCAACTCCATCCGGGGTTCTTGAATTGGGTTCCCCGGATTTGATCAGTGAAGATTGGGGCCTAGTGCAATTAGCCAAATCAATTTTTGGTGCAGACATCAATGCAGGTTCAGTTCCAAAGCAGGCCACCCAGGAATCTCAACCTCAAATTCCAAACCGCACTGTTTCTAATTTCCTTGATTTTGGAATGTTTTCAAGTCCTCAAAAGGAGAGAACAACTTCTCTACAGAATCAAAAAGAAAGCGACACACGGAAAGAAACCCCAGGCCAGGGCCGATCGTCTTCGGACTCCGGGCGTTCTGATTCAGATGCTGGATTCACAGAGAATAATATCGGGTTcaagaagagaggaagaaagCCAGTTGGAAAAGAATTGCCTCTAAACCATGTGGAAGCAGAAAGGCAGCGAAGAGAGAGGCTAAATCATCGATTCTATGCACTTCGATCCGTGGTCCCGAATGTGTCAAAGATGGACAAAGCATCTTTGCTCGCAGATGCAGCCACTTATATTAAAGAGCTCAAGAGCAAAGTTAATGAATTGGAAGGCAAGCTGCGAGCAGTgtccaagaaataa
- the LOC118033955 gene encoding aldehyde oxidase GLOX1: MTTKSLVCLILVTSSLFTLALGSQKHRGEWKLLKRSIGISAMHMQLLPNDKIIAFDWNFGPSNISLPGGKCAADPETTTGCYSHSVEFDPSSRSIRPLTITTDTWCSSGALLPNGILIQSGGFRLGDRVVRFLTPCANCDWVEKKNGLSASRWYASNQILPNGKIIVVGGMNQFNYEFIPKTSTSDQTLYRLPFLEETRYSPLIPNNLYPFLHLTPGGKLFIFANDRAILLDYVNNKVVKNYPVMPGGVSRSYPSTGSSVLLPLTLSSNFNNHPEAAVFICGGAVPDSNQKANAGVFITASKSCGRLVITANNPSWEMEEMPLNRLMGDMILLPTGDVLIINGAAKGSAGWYAAREPVLNPVLYRPNAPITAKTSRFEIMSPSKIPRLYHSTAHLLSDGRVLVGGSNPNNNYNFTALYPTELSVEVFYPPYFRPNVSRPLISKINPGTNLEYKQKFSMHFHIHQWHEELGKIYVTMVAPSFTSHSYSMNQRLLVLALDREAQKVDFSNYVVDVHAPATATLAPPGYYQLFVVHEGVPSKGTWVHIK, translated from the coding sequence ATGACAACAAAATCCCTGGTATGTCTAATCCTGGTAACCAGTTCACTGTTCACATTAGCATTAGGCAGCCAAAAACACCGAGGAGAATGGAAGTTATTGAAGAGAAGCATCGGAATTTCAGCAATGCACATGCAATTGTTACCAAATGATAAAATCATCGCATTTGACTGGAATTTCGGTCCATCCAACATTTCTCTACCAGGAGGAAAGTGCGCTGCTGATCCAGAAACTACGACTGGTTGCTATTCACATTCTGTAGAGTTTGATCCCTCTAGCCGGAGTATCCGACCGCTTACCATTACAACCGATACATGGTGCTCTTCAGGTGCGTTGTTGCCGAACGGTATTCTAATCCAGAGTGGTGGATTCAGGCTTGGAGATCGAGTGGTTCGGTTTCTCACACCGTGTGCAAATTGTGATtgggttgagaaaaaaaatggtctaaGTGCTTCAAGATGGTAtgcatcaaatcaaattttaccaaATGGGAAAATCATTGTTGTTGGGGGCatgaatcaattcaattatgAGTTCATTCCGAAAACTTCTACTTCTGATCAAACACTGTACCGGCTTCCATTTCTGGAAGAAACCAGATATTCCCCACTCATTCCCAACAATCTCTATCCTTTCCTACACCTCACTCCTGGTGGAAAGTTATTCATTTTCGCTAATGACCGTGCAATCCTACTAGACTATGTCAACAACAAGGTGGTTAAGAACTATCCGGTCATGCCCGGAGGCGTTTCGCGCAGCTATCCTAGTACAGGTTCCTCAGTTCTGCTTCCTCTTACCCTTTCCAGCAATTTCAACAACCACCCGGAGGCTGCAGTTTTTATCTGTGGTGGGGCAGTACCGGACTCAAACCAAAAGGCAAATGCAGGAGTCTTCATTACTGCTTCCAAATCCTGCGGTCGACTAGTAATAACTGCCAATAATCCAAGCTGGGAAATGGAAGAAATGCCTCTCAATAGATTGATGGGAGACATGATACTGTTGCCTACAGGTGATGTGCTTATCATTAATGGTGCTGCAAAAGGATCAGCTGGCTGGTATGCAGCTAGGGAACCAGTGCTGAACCCAGTTCTTTACCGGCCTAATGCACCTATCACTGCTAAAACCAGCAGGTTTGAGATAATGAGTCCCTCAAAAATTCCACGTCTTTATCATTCAACAGCCCATTTGCTATCAGATGGTCGTGTCTTGGTGGGTGGAAGCAATCCAAATAATAACTACAACTTCACTGCTCTTTATCCAACTGAGCTGAGTGTTGAAGTATTTTATCCACCATATTTTAGACCCAACGTTTCTAGACCattaattagtaagataaaTCCAGGGACCAATCTTGAATACAAGCAGAAATTCTCCATGCATTTTCACATACATCAGTGGCATGAAGAGCTTGGAAAGATTTATGTGACAATGGTGGCACCATCTTTTACTTCACATTCCTATTCCATGAATCAAAGGTTGCTGGTTTTGGCTCTGGACAGGGAAGCCCAAAAGGTAGATTTCAGCAACTATGTTGTTGATGTCCATGCACCGGCAACGGCAACACTGGCACCTCCAGGATATTACCAGTTATTTGTGGTCCATGAAGGTGTTCCCAGTAAAGGAACATGGGTCCATATCAAGTAG